A genomic stretch from Desulfohalobium retbaense DSM 5692 includes:
- a CDS encoding glycine betaine ABC transporter substrate-binding protein, translating into MNRLQKMVTLLIVGIVLGLCAHPASAKEQTLRIGMNNWAENVAVSNMWKLLLEERGYDVELMDVGNAVMYGGVASGDLDIGMEVWLPTADKPMVERFGDQFDIQEPWYKNTRLGLVVPAYVDIDSIEDLKTQAEAINNEIFGIDSGSSLNALTRDAIKEYDLDVEFTESSEPAMLGRLDQSYQAQEPVVVTLWNPHWSFAEYDLKYLEDPANVYGEGDDIFFITREGFAEDFGPVLEWMNTWFMTDAQLSSLMKTIKDTGDPVKGASMWIEDNQKLVDSWFQ; encoded by the coding sequence ATGAACAGATTGCAAAAAATGGTTACCCTTCTCATTGTCGGCATTGTCCTGGGATTATGCGCCCATCCGGCATCGGCCAAGGAGCAGACGCTGCGTATCGGCATGAACAATTGGGCTGAAAACGTCGCTGTTTCCAATATGTGGAAATTACTCCTGGAAGAGCGCGGCTACGACGTGGAACTCATGGATGTAGGCAATGCCGTGATGTACGGAGGCGTGGCCAGCGGCGATCTGGACATCGGGATGGAAGTCTGGCTGCCGACTGCGGACAAGCCGATGGTGGAGCGCTTCGGCGATCAGTTCGACATCCAGGAGCCGTGGTACAAAAACACGCGACTCGGGCTTGTTGTCCCTGCCTATGTGGATATCGACTCCATCGAGGACCTCAAGACCCAGGCCGAAGCCATCAACAACGAAATCTTCGGCATCGATTCCGGTTCCAGTCTGAACGCCCTGACCCGGGATGCGATCAAGGAATACGATCTGGACGTGGAATTTACCGAAAGCTCTGAACCGGCCATGCTGGGACGGCTGGACCAATCCTACCAGGCCCAGGAACCTGTGGTGGTCACCCTGTGGAATCCGCATTGGTCCTTTGCCGAGTATGATCTCAAGTATCTCGAGGATCCGGCCAATGTCTACGGCGAAGGGGACGATATCTTCTTCATCACCCGCGAAGGGTTTGCCGAGGATTTCGGGCCGGTGCTCGAATGGATGAACACCTGGTTCATGACCGATGCCCAGTTGAGTTCACTGATGAAAACCATCAAGGACACTGGGGACCCGGTCAAAGGGGCCTCCATGTGGATCGAGGACAACCAGAAACTGGTCGATTCCTGGTTTCAATAA